From Ostrinia nubilalis chromosome 9, ilOstNubi1.1, whole genome shotgun sequence, one genomic window encodes:
- the LOC135074745 gene encoding autophagy protein 12-like: MADEKQAEEASITSDIKADGDKENCETGKSDKVKVDILLKATGNAPIMKKKKWAVDAEKPIGWIMEFVKKYLKLEPDEKLFLYVNQTFAPSPDQIVKNLYECFGTDGKLVLHYCKSQAWG; encoded by the exons ATGGCGGACGAGAAGCAAGCAGAAGAAGCTTCCATAACATCAGATATCAAAGCTGATGGTGACAAAGAGAACTGTGAAACAGGGAAGTCAGACAAAGTTAAag TTGATATTTTACTAAAAGCAACTGGCAATGCTCCAATaatgaagaaaaagaaatgggcaGTTGATGCTGAAAAGCCTATCGGTTGGATAATGGAGTTCGTCAAGAAATACCTCAAACTGGAGCCTGATGAAAAACTG ttccTGTACGTTAATCAGACATTTGCACCATCCCCTGATCAGATAGTGAAGAATTTATATGAGTGCTTTGGTACTGACGGCAAATTAGTGTTACATTACTGCAAAAGTCAAGCATGGGGCTGA